The genomic region ACATCGCGAAGTCCGTCCTGGGCCGCGTCACGGCGGCCGCCAAGCAAATCCTTGAAGTCACTGATCCTCCGGGACTCGGTGGGAAGGTCACTGCGGCTGAGATCTCTCCGATGGTTAGTAATCCGGACACCTATGCAGGCCTGAAGCAGCCTGGTGAGCCGTCGCGTGGCTTGGAGATCTCGGGCCCATAGCCGACCCCCAAAGCGTTGGACGGGACCGCCCCGTCTGCGAAGGAAAGGACAGAAGATATGAGCACCAAGATTCCGGTCAACATCGTCGGCAATCTCGTCGCCGATCCCGAACTCACGTATGGGGAGTCGGGTGTGGCACACGCCAAACTGCGGGTGGCTGTAAACCAGCGGATCCAAGGAGCAGACGGAACCTGGCAGGACGGAGAGCCTGTATTCCACAACGTCTCGGCATTCCGGGCGCTCGCCGAGAATGCCTCGACGTCCCTTAGGAAGGGCGACCCCGTCACCGTTTCGGGTGAACTCGAGTTCCGTGCCTTCGAAAAGGACGGGGAGAAGCGGGAAGCGCGCCGCATCGTGGCTGAAACCATCGGTCCTGACCTCCGCTTCGGCACCGCCGCGTACCAGCGTTCTCCACGAGCGGCGACTGCTCCCGAAGCTGAAGCGGGTGCGGGTCTGCAGGCGGCTCCTGAAGCGGCCCAACCTGCCTACAGCATTGCTACGAAGGGACCGGTTGAGTGGGCCCCTTTAGGCGGGCCGGCGCGGAACGAGATTAGCCTCTGAGTCGGTGGGCCAAAGCCGGATTTTCGATCGAGGCGTTACCTGGCGGCACTGCCTTGAAACCTAAACAACGCGTAATGGCCTGGTCCTCTTGTGAGACCAGGCCATTACGTCATGCACTCAGGGCTGTGCGTCTGGATCGGGCTGTCAGTGCACTCGCTTTCGCTGACGTAGATTGCCGCCGCCTCTTTCTCCCCCGAATCACCTACCTTCGGCTAGAGCCTGCTACTGCCCTTCCAGTCGTCGGGCGGCACACGTTTGATGCTCGAGGATTGTGCCCACCCCATGTGGTACTTTCCGGATGAATCCAGCCACTCAATGAGACCGTACTTGTGCGTCCACCCCACAGCCTTGCCATAGATGCCACCCACGTACACCAGTGGCCGGCCAAACTTCGGAAAGTCTCGGATAGGTGCAGGGTCATCTATTGGTCGGCTTGCCTCAGCATCCATGCGAGCCAGCATGCGCTCGACATCGTCAGGGGAGCCAGACTTAATCACGAGGAAAGTATAGAACATATGTTCGAATCGATAGCGTGGCTGGTCGGCACTTGTTCGCGTTGTTCTCAGTGGAGCCCGCCAGTCGCTACCCCTGGCGATGTTGGATTGAGCCTTCGCCTTGCTGGATAGGTGACGTCAGAAGGCTCGCAATCGGCCGCCCCTCGCTAGGTGCCCAAGCTAGGCAATCCGCGGCTCGAATGAAATACGCTTCAGGCCAGGGCGCGCTAGGCCTCACTTGGGCTGGGTCTGGAGTGATGAGCAGGACGGATCCAGGCCATATCGGTTCCGACTGCGCTTCAATCCAAGCTGGCTGAACATGGTTGAAGCGGTTCCACTCGATGGTTACCCATGAACCAGTGGGTTGTATTGCGTCAACGCTGAGGAGCGTTATCTCGGTCGTGGTCCCGCTGGCCAGTCTGGCATTGTCGAAGGACCTCCATTGTTCCCTTGCTTCGGCCAGCCATGTACGGAGGTGGTTGACGCGTTTCCACCAAAGCCAACCTGACAGCAGTGCAGCGGCCACCAAGAGGCCGGCAACAATTACCTTGAATAAGGCAGGGAGTTCGGCCGCAGGGAAAGACACCAGAAACACAACGAGGGCTATCAGAACAACGGTGCTGGTCGATACCAGCCCAGCTGTCGCAACTTTGGGTTTTGCTGTCGGGTTCAGGACCATAGTCTCGCCTCCTTCGCCAGCTTAGAGCTGCCAACCAGCACTTGTAAGGGCGACCTTCTGGGAAGTGGCCAAATTCGCGGCCCCCGTCGCTAGCTCAGCTGCCGTTGGGCGCTGACGAGCGTCGTCCATTGCTACTTGCAGTCTTTCCCGTTGCCCCTGCTGAACCCACTCGTGCTCGGCTGGAGTCGGACCCAGCGGCAGGGGAGAGTCCGAGATTCCCCACCTGTCCCTGAAGAGGGCTACGTCACGAATCAGTTGGCCTGACGCGCCGCTGCCAAGGGAGGCGGTCAGCGCGCGTTTCCAGTCGGGATCCTCTGTCAGGGCAGACATGCTTACGGCGTCGGTCCTCTGCCGGATCCGTTGGCGGACCTGATCCACCATCTCCGCTAAGTCAGGACGAGAGGTAGTAAGCTCCTCGACCAAAGGGTCCGCCGTCGCCGTCGGCACCCCTTTAATGAACCGGCGCAAACACATGCTGAGCAGAGCCGAGGGATCGTGCGCACCTGTGGCGTTTCGGAGAGTCTCCTCCAACACACGTTCGGCTCCCTGAAGGCTGACGGCGGCCGCCTTCCGCCACGCCGCAACGGCCGCGCCCCACGAAGGTGACTGTTCGAGTTCGAGTGATGGGCCGCCGTCGTGCTTGTTCAAGCATTGCTTGAGACCTTGGGCAGCTGCTATTTGCGCCAAATAGTCATACTCGGCGTAGAGGCGCTCGAGGCTGTCTGCCTTTTTCCGTTCCGCGTCGCGTACTTCATGGGCGGTCCGCTCAGCACCTTCCGCAGCGAGTACCTCGCCTAAGATGCTTCGCCACGACGGCTGCAGGGTGGGATCAATGGCGTGGTGCTCGGAGTCATCACCTTCGCTGACGTAGGCAAAGTTGCCGGACCGGCCTCGGGTCATGCTGACGTAGAGGAGCTCGCGGGTGAGGCGGCCCTGTCTAACCACAGTGTGACCGGTGTCCACGGTGACGCCCTGGGTGCGGTGTGCGGTGGTTGCATAGCCCAGCTCAACGCACGACTCGAGGTAGGTCCGGGGGAGTATGATCCTCGCTCCTGTTTGCCGCCGAACCGCTTGAAGTGAGCCGTCCCGCTTACAGACACTTTCGACGTCGAACAGTGTTCCATTCCGGACGAAGTCACCGTTGCTGTCGATGAGCCTGCGGTCGTTTCCGCGGGCGATGATGGTGTCGCCAGAACCGGCGTGTAGGCCATCGTTGAGCAGAACGTTCCGTTCGGGATCCACCTCGCCCTTGGCGACGAGGTCGGCTTGGGCGCGTTCGTTGAGCATGCCGACGGTGTCATTGTCGGCCGCGATAAGGATGGATGACTTGCCGGCCCGCATATCGGCCTGCCACGCCAGGTACGCCTGGTCGACCATGTCCAAGTAGGTGCCGTGACTTATCCGTCGATGCTTTTCATAGTCCAGGATCGCTGAGTAGTCTCCCCTCCGGAGCTTGAGGGATGATGCGCCCTCCCACTTTTCGTGGAATCTCCAGATGCTGCTGAGCCGGGTGGTCTTTTCTTGCCGGTCCAGCCAACCGAGGACGCCGCCGGCGTCGATCGCGTCCAGCTGGCCTGGGTCACCCACCAGGAGGATCTTCGCGTGGGCCTCGTGTGCCTGCTGGACGAGGGCGGCGAGCTGGAACGTGGAAACCATGGAAGCTTCGTCGATGATGACGAGCTGGTCCGGGTGGAAGCACCATCGCTGCTGGGTTGCAGCGAGCCGTGCAGCTTCCTGCGCGAATGCCATGCTCCTGCGGTCGCCGGCATGAGACTTTGCCAGACGGGTCTGGACGTCGAAGAAGCGCTCTGCCCTGGAAGTTGCCGCATGGCCCTCCGACTCGTGCAGCCACTTGGCGACGTTTTCTGTGGCCATAGCGAGTTCGCGGCCCAGTACGTCCGCACTTGCCGCCGCCGGGGCAAGCCCGATCACGCTACCGCCGCCGTGTTCCGCTTCCCATATCGCCTTCACCGCGCCTAGGGTCGTTGTCTTTCCCGCGCCTGCTGGGCCCACGATCGCGTCGAGGCGGTTGCCGCTAAGGAGGACCGTGGCGACGGCGGCGCGCTGATCGGAGTGCAGTTCCGGCTTCGCGGGCCGTCGGGCCCGGTCAAGCGAATCCATGATGACATCCGCGCGCACGACCGGGCCGCCGTCGTCGTTTCTTGCCGCCATGATGGCGTCCTCGCAGACGAGCGTTGAGGTATCTGTGTAGAGGCGCGATCCGTGGAAGTCGAAGACGCTGCCATGCCTGTTGTGGAGGTCGGGCGCAGCGTCTGGTGGGGCGGCGTAGCGGTACTCGTTGAGCGCTACGGACTGGTGTTCGGCGGCTGTGGCGACGGCATCCATTAGTGCATTCCGGTCGGAAGCGGAGCGGCAACGGATCTGTGCGCAGACCCTCTCCGCTTCGGCGAGGAGGTTCCAGCGGTTCCAGGTTGAGCGTTTGCCACTGACACGTTCACGGGCAAGGGAGGCGACACTGTCGATCCAATCGGAGGTGAAGTCCGTGAACGAAAAGGGGGAGTCCCAAGAGCGGTTAATTGTGGCGGCTAGGACGTCGCCCGGGTGGAAACCTTTGGCGACCGCACGTTCCCGCCAATGCCCCGAGAGTTCATGAAGAGGTGTGGGTAGGTCGGCCTTTGGGATACGGGTATCCAGAGTGGCTTGCTGACGAAGCTTGATTATCGTTACTGCGGTGGGAGGATGACCGTGTTCCGTGACCCATTTCGCCACGAGGCGGTCCGTTTCCAGATTGATGCGACGTGACCGGTTCGAAAATTCGCGGACGAGTGCTTCGTCTATGCCGGTGAGCTGCTGGCTGGGATTCTGGGTGCTGGTGACAGGGTTACGGATATCTGTGTCGCTTCCGAGGTGCCGATGGAGGGCGTCAAATAGGAGTCCGTTGTAGTGTTCGCTGGCGGCGACGGCGGCCTTGTACAGGGTGCGGGAGTCGAGGGTGACCCAAGCTCCATCGGTGATGCGCTGGATGCGGTTGGCTATCACCAAGTGCGTGTGGAGCTGAGGGTCGCCGGTCCGTGATTCCCAGTGGTCGAAAGCAGCGGCGATGGCACCCCTTGTGCCGAGGTGGGCGACGCCGTTCCGTCCTGCACGCGTGTGGATGACGTTCTCTTCGAGCCACGCAAGGGTCTCTTCGACGGCGTCGTGGTGGGTTTGGAGGATGCGGTCCTGGGTGCTGCGGGGGCTGAGTGCCCACAGGACGGACACCGATTTTGGAACGCTGAAGGTCAGGTCAAAGCCCACGACGGCGTGCCTCACGGTGGGTTGGCCGGTCTTTTTGTCGACGGCGGTGGGCTGGCTGTGCGGGCGGCCCAGCGGGCCGCCTGTGTCGGGATGAACCGCTAGGTCGAAGACTGCCCGCGCGTCAGATTCGGAGATGGGCTCAGCGGCCGTTCTGTTGATTCCTTGCAGTCCGCTGCCAATCCATCGGCCTTCCGGAGTGCCGGCCTTCATGTAGTAGGTGGTGGCGTCCCGGGGAGAAGTGGAGAGGTCATCCATCATCGTCGTCTTGAACAGGTAGCGTAGGCCGGATTGTGCCGAGAGCCGTGCGATGGACATCGTCATAGTCGTGGCGCTCCAGCTTGGCGCCTCGTTGGTTGCCATCCACGACGGCGGAAAATTTCCAGTGTTGCTTGATCGAGCGCGACGCCCTTGGCCTGGGCGAGGGAGACGAGCCAGGCAGACATGTGTGCAAGGTCTTGGACGTTGGTTCTTTGTGCGCGTTTGAGGCGGGAGACCTCTGACTGGAGAAGGTTGTTGGCTACTCGCTGTTCGGAGTTCTCCGCTTCGAGTCGATCGATCTCGCAGGCTTGGGACCGGAGCTTGGACTGAAGTACTTCCCGGCGCCGTTGGCAAGACCTTGTTTTGGACTCCAGCTGTCGTCCGACTGCCTCCAGCTGGGCCTGGAGGTCAGTGGCTAATTTGTCTGTCTTTGCCGCTATCGCGGGACGGTTTCGAGCCCGACGTCGACGGTCCCGTTGCCTGTTGGCGCAGCGCGTTGAGCAGAAGCGCTGTGTCCTGCGGGAAGACTCGAAGTCTGCAGTGCACTCTTCGCATTTTTTGGTGGTCACGTGTGTTCATCTGCGCGAGGTCGACTCCCGACATGACTAGACGTGGCCAGCGCTCACGCTGATGGCCTTGGATGCCAGAGGTGTGAGGGGTTGATGCGGTGATGGCTCGTGGCAGAAGTGGGACGGCACATAGAGCTGCGCGCTCTGCCATGGTCGCAGCAGTCGTTAGCTCGAGGCACTGCTGCGCTAACTCATGTTGATCATCCAGTCTTCTTCATGGGCTCCATGGTTCCGCTAATGGTTAGTCCGCCTCGTCGTGCATCGCAAGCTTCAAAGCCTGGGACCGGACTGCTCGGGTTATGTGCAGTGGATTTATCGCCAAGCCTGCATAGAGCTGCCACGCGTGGAGCAATGGCGGGTTGGTAGCCGAACCAACCACTCGCAGCCGGGCGACTTGGTGGTTCAGAACCCCCCAAGGGCCGGACAACTGGGGGCCATGTAAGTATCTATTCGGGGAACGGCATGATGTACAGCGCTCTCAATCCTTCAGCAGGGCCCCTGTTGCATCCAGTTGATTGGAACTCAGGGGCCGAGACTTCGACCTGCTCAGCTAACCCTGCGGAGACCACCACCATGTCAGCGCGGGCATCGATCCCCGTGCACGACGCTGCAGGACTCCTGCCCGGGATGCACCGGCGACAGCGGCGTGCGGGATGAAGTGCTTAGCTTAGTCCCGATAAGCGGACCGTTTACGCCACCTGAGCGCCGTCAGCGACGAAAGTTGGGGGATGGGTGTAGAGGGACATTCGCTACCCATCTCTAGGTTAAGAGTTGGTTAGGACTGTGACTTTTCTCATGCGGTGCCTATGCATCGCGGGGGAGAGGGGTCACGACTCCATGCAAACCTGGTCGCCAACGCGAATGCACGTGGCGAAGTTCCTAGCTGGGTGCCGCTCAATACCAGTTCTGGCCGCACCAGCAGGGGCAATCCTCGTGCTCCTAGAGTGCATTTCCTACTGGTCTTTTAACCATGCTGCCCCCAGAGGCCTGCCTCAAGGGCTTCGCGTTTCCTGGGGAGCGTCCTGAGAGTCTGGTCTCCCCGGTCATCATCAAGATCCGATCGGTCTCGATAGCGCGAGAAGTGATCGAGCGATGGTGAAGCGTGTACGACCCTTGGAAGTTCGCGGGTCATAGCCCAGTTTGCCCGCGATCGAGTTGATCCGGTCTTGAACGGTTGAGTGATGCCGTCCCAATTTGATTGCCGTACCTCGGACACTCGCCGTTTCGGCGAGGATGTCGAGCAGTTTGAGAGCTTCCGCGTCGAGTTTCGCAAGCGCTGCGACGTCGGGTGGAGCCTCCATCGAAGCGGCAGCCTCGGCGAGAGCGAGTATCGATCCCAGCCCGATGGCGTCGACAACGGGTTCATCCTCGGATGCCAGTTGCAGCGCAGTAAGAGCCGTCGACCATGACTCAGGTAGTCCTTTGGATTTTGTGGGGATGCCCAATCCGGCACGCCCAAAGTCGGAAGGAACGCTAAAGCTTTCAGGAACGATCGCGGCGCGTGCGATGCCTCGCGTGGTCACCATGGGTATGGAAGAAATCTTTCTGGGGAAGTGGGTGTCTAACGGCACGGCTACTGCACGCACTGATTCAAATCCCGTTAGTCCGAGTCGCTCGAGAGCCAGTAGGCGATCGTTTTCAGAGGTACTGGAGCTGAGTGCGGTCTCGATAGGGCCGAGACCCACCGGCGGGCGTTGGAATACTGTGATCGAGATAGCCATGGCGAGGCGCTCAAGGACCATCCCGACAAGAGTGGAGAGTTCTTGGCTTGCCTCGACCCACACGACGGATCCGTCGCGCAGTTGCCACGTCGGAAAGGAGTCGAGTGAGGAATGCGCGGCGCTGGACCGCACTCCCTGCGGGTCGACGCGACGGAAATCGGCTGCCGTGCGGTAACCGGCGATCGTCCCGGAAAGGACCGCAGCCGCATGGAGCAGACTGTCCACGCTGGCACCCTCGGCGACAAGTGCATCAAAGTAGGGGATTATTCCCAGACTCTTGCTTGAGCTGGGATCTACCAACGCGACTCGTTTGTGAATCTCATGCATTCGAAGCCTTTCCAGGACGGCGATGAATCTCAATGGTACGCGCGTGATCGAGCCGATTCCTCGGCTCGATCACGCGGCGGTGCGATTATCAGTACCGTTCTTCTGTGAGCTTCTCCCGCACCGCACGCAACCCGTTGGCAAGGC from Arthrobacter sp. NicSoilB8 harbors:
- a CDS encoding single-stranded DNA-binding protein, which encodes MSTKIPVNIVGNLVADPELTYGESGVAHAKLRVAVNQRIQGADGTWQDGEPVFHNVSAFRALAENASTSLRKGDPVTVSGELEFRAFEKDGEKREARRIVAETIGPDLRFGTAAYQRSPRAATAPEAEAGAGLQAAPEAAQPAYSIATKGPVEWAPLGGPARNEISL
- the mobF gene encoding MobF family relaxase is translated as MTMSIARLSAQSGLRYLFKTTMMDDLSTSPRDATTYYMKAGTPEGRWIGSGLQGINRTAAEPISESDARAVFDLAVHPDTGGPLGRPHSQPTAVDKKTGQPTVRHAVVGFDLTFSVPKSVSVLWALSPRSTQDRILQTHHDAVEETLAWLEENVIHTRAGRNGVAHLGTRGAIAAAFDHWESRTGDPQLHTHLVIANRIQRITDGAWVTLDSRTLYKAAVAASEHYNGLLFDALHRHLGSDTDIRNPVTSTQNPSQQLTGIDEALVREFSNRSRRINLETDRLVAKWVTEHGHPPTAVTIIKLRQQATLDTRIPKADLPTPLHELSGHWRERAVAKGFHPGDVLAATINRSWDSPFSFTDFTSDWIDSVASLARERVSGKRSTWNRWNLLAEAERVCAQIRCRSASDRNALMDAVATAAEHQSVALNEYRYAAPPDAAPDLHNRHGSVFDFHGSRLYTDTSTLVCEDAIMAARNDDGGPVVRADVIMDSLDRARRPAKPELHSDQRAAVATVLLSGNRLDAIVGPAGAGKTTTLGAVKAIWEAEHGGGSVIGLAPAAASADVLGRELAMATENVAKWLHESEGHAATSRAERFFDVQTRLAKSHAGDRRSMAFAQEAARLAATQQRWCFHPDQLVIIDEASMVSTFQLAALVQQAHEAHAKILLVGDPGQLDAIDAGGVLGWLDRQEKTTRLSSIWRFHEKWEGASSLKLRRGDYSAILDYEKHRRISHGTYLDMVDQAYLAWQADMRAGKSSILIAADNDTVGMLNERAQADLVAKGEVDPERNVLLNDGLHAGSGDTIIARGNDRRLIDSNGDFVRNGTLFDVESVCKRDGSLQAVRRQTGARIILPRTYLESCVELGYATTAHRTQGVTVDTGHTVVRQGRLTRELLYVSMTRGRSGNFAYVSEGDDSEHHAIDPTLQPSWRSILGEVLAAEGAERTAHEVRDAERKKADSLERLYAEYDYLAQIAAAQGLKQCLNKHDGGPSLELEQSPSWGAAVAAWRKAAAVSLQGAERVLEETLRNATGAHDPSALLSMCLRRFIKGVPTATADPLVEELTTSRPDLAEMVDQVRQRIRQRTDAVSMSALTEDPDWKRALTASLGSGASGQLIRDVALFRDRWGISDSPLPLGPTPAEHEWVQQGQRERLQVAMDDARQRPTAAELATGAANLATSQKVALTSAGWQL
- a CDS encoding C40 family peptidase, with the translated sequence MQWIYRQACIELPRVEQWRVGSRTNHSQPGDLVVQNPPRAGQLGAM